Proteins encoded within one genomic window of Agelaius phoeniceus isolate bAgePho1 chromosome Z, bAgePho1.hap1, whole genome shotgun sequence:
- the LOC143692155 gene encoding uncharacterized protein LOC143692155 gives MALQWMLLLLLTPLLAAQNHGKCKIPSNWDPKLRFTPSKSYYALYEVVRLSCAGKIVPSVPQIECISRGAQILWNEIPTCKVGCQQPQWDSQLQLRPNKRFYTVSEEVTLSCFENDAPPVAKIRCTNRKNPWEVLDISGKRHRLAQTLSCTKAKCPKPEWDARLQFLENETEYPQNRELTLTCPKGLEPSFPEVKCTRAILEVNSGEPVYVDAWWGRNSTGAWTHIEGDVLCMEACKRPQWDSRLKLTPDQENYEKDEKVMLSCPEGFQPPFTEIQCQTQLQYDYGTRVYEEFWHGRDSRGAWAPIQSRVECIGG, from the exons ATGGCCCTGCAATGGAtgcttctcctgctcctcacacctctgctggcagcacaaaATCATG gaaaatgcaaaattccCTCCAACTGGGATCCCAAACTGCGGTTTACTCCGAGCAAGAGCTACTATGCCTTGTACGAAGTGGTGcggctcagctgtgctgggaagatTGTGCCGTCTGTCCCACAGATTGAGTGCATTTCCAGAGGGGCCCAGATCCTGTGGAATGAGATTCCCACCTGCAAGG tgggatgccagcagccccagtggGACTCACAGCTCCAGTTGAGGCCAAACAAGAGATTTTACACGGTCAGTGAAGAGGTGACACTGAGCTGCTTTGAGAATGACGCTCCTCCCGTCGCTAAGATCAGATGTACAAACAGGAAGAATCCTTGGGAGGTGTTGGACATTTCAGGAAAACGGCACAGGTTGGCTCAGACCCTGAGCTGCACCAAGG CAAAATGCCCAAAACCTGAATGGGATGCAAGACTTCAGTTTTTGGAGAATGAAACTGAATACCCACAGAATAGAGAACTGACCCTGACCTGTCCCAAAGGCCTTGAGCCCTCCTTCCCCGAGGTCAAATGTACAAGAGCAATTCTGGAAGTGAATTCGGGAGAACCAGTCTATGTGGATGCCTGGTGGGGCAGGAACAGCACAGGTGCCTGGACACACATTGAGGGGGATGTCCTGTGTATGG AAGCGTGCAAAAGGCCCCAGTGGGACTCCAGACTCAAGCTGACACCAGACCAGGAGAACTATGAGAAGGATGAGAAAGTGATGCTGAGCTGCCCTGAGGGTTTCCAGCCACCCTTCACTGAAATCCAATGTCAGACTCAACTCCAGTATGATTATGGGACACGTGTGTATGAAGAATTTTGGCATGGAAGAGACTCCAGAGGTGCCTGGGCCCCCATTCAATCCCGTGTGGAGTGCATTG GTGGCTAG